One region of Desulfitibacter sp. BRH_c19 genomic DNA includes:
- a CDS encoding flagellar hook-basal body protein FliE, producing MKVSLFQVQPLSLPNVATNNKPKVELGSFASFLKENLNKTNELQIEADVLTQRMAVGDDVELHEVMIATEKAELAMQLTLQIRNKLIEAYQEISKMQI from the coding sequence ATGAAAGTTTCATTATTTCAAGTACAACCATTGAGCTTACCTAATGTAGCAACTAATAATAAACCTAAGGTTGAACTAGGTAGTTTTGCTAGCTTTTTAAAGGAAAATTTAAATAAAACCAATGAATTACAGATAGAAGCTGATGTATTGACACAGAGAATGGCAGTAGGTGATGATGTGGAGTTACATGAAGTTATGATAGCAACTGAAAAGGCAGAACTAGCAATGCAGCTTACATTACAAATAAGAAATAAGCTAATTGAAGCATATCAGGAAATAAGTAAGATGCAGATATAA
- a CDS encoding flagellar basal-body rod protein FlgC yields the protein MKLFNTLNISASGLTAERLRLDIVANNIANASTTRSPDGGPYQKRAAVFKEKLSRELNSNGRTYETKGVEVGAIVRDQSPPKMVYNPNHPDADEKGFVAMPNVDLVIEMADMITATRGYEANVTVLNATKAMALKALEIGRG from the coding sequence ATGAAATTGTTTAATACTCTAAATATTAGTGCAAGCGGACTCACAGCTGAAAGGCTTAGATTAGATATAGTGGCTAACAACATTGCAAATGCAAGCACAACTAGATCTCCTGACGGTGGACCTTATCAAAAAAGAGCAGCAGTATTTAAAGAAAAACTATCTAGGGAGTTGAATAGTAACGGTAGAACTTATGAAACAAAAGGCGTAGAAGTTGGAGCTATTGTTAGAGACCAATCCCCTCCCAAAATGGTATATAATCCGAACCATCCTGATGCCGATGAAAAAGGCTTTGTTGCAATGCCCAATGTTGACTTAGTAATAGAAATGGCAGACATGATTACAGCAACAAGAGGTTATGAAGCGAATGTTACAGTTTTAAATGCTACAAAAGCCATGGCCTTAAAGGCCTTGGAAATAGGAAGGGGCTAA